The DNA region AAAAGCCGAGCTAATCGCCGATGTAAGTGAGCTTTTAAGCACGAAATATCATAAAGCTAAAGAAAGAATCGTTGTGATGATAGAAGATGTTGAACCTTATGATATAGGCTTTGGTGGGGAGAGTGTGGAGAGCATTAAAAAAGGGATGCAACAATGAAAGCTTTAAAAATAGGAGATTTTGCTCCAAATTTCGAGCTTTTAAATCAGGACGGCGTTAAAATTGCTTTAAAAGATTTTATTGGAAAAAAGGTTATTTTATATTTTTATCCTAAGGATAATACGCCAGGCTGCACGAGTGAATCTTGCGATTTCTCTACGCTTTATGAGAAATTTCATACTAAAAATGCTGTCATTTTAGGCATAAGTCCTGATAGTATCAAAAGCCACGAAAAATTTATTCAAAAATATCATCTAAACCAAACCCTATTAAGTGATGAAAATAAGGAAGTTTGTAAAGCTTATGGAGCGTGGGGTTTAAAGAAAAATTATGGTAAAGAATATGAGGGCTTAATCCGTTCAACTTTCATCATCGATGAAGAGGGCAAAATCACTCAAATTTATAGCCCAGTGCGTGTGAAAGACCACGCTTTAAAAGTGCTTGAGGGTCTTTAATGCTTGTGCATATTTGTTGTAGTGTGGATAGCCATTATTTCATACAAGAGCTTCAAAAAACTTATCCTAGTGAAAAAATTATAGGTTTTTTTTATGACCCTAATATCCATCCTTATAGTGAATATGAATTGCGTTTTTTAGATGTGAAAAGAAGTTGCGAAAAGCTAGGCATAAAGCTTTATAAGGGTGAGTATGAGTATGAAAAATGGCTTAGTGTGGTAAAAGGCTATGAAGATGAGCCAGAAAAGGGTGCTAGGTGTGAAATTTGCTTTGATTTTAGAATAGGTGGGAGCGTGGAATTTGCGAAAAAAATGGGAGAGAAAAAACTCACAACCACTCTTTTAACAAGTCCTAAAAAGGATCTAGAGCAGCTTAAAAATGCTTTACAAAAAGAATGTGAGCCCTATGGGATAGAATTTTTAGCCCCTGATTTTCGCAAAAATGGCGGCACACAAAGGCAGTTTGCCCTTGCTAAAGAGGCTATGCTTTATCATCAAAATTATTGCGGTTGTCTTTACGCGCTTTCAAAACAAAAGCAAAATAAGCCCTTTATTGACGAGCTTGCAAGCCCTTTAAATAGGCAAATTCTACCCGCTAGCATTGAGGATAAAATAAGGCTTTATAAAAAGGTGCAAGCTTTAGAAAAAAAGGGGATTAAATTCTCACTTGAGCGTGAGAAATTTTTAAATTATCGTCTTTTAAATGGACTTTTAAAAAGGGATAAAAGGGTCATTAAAAGTCATATTTTATTCTACTCACATTTTAAAAATGCTTTGAGTAAATTTCGTATCAATGAGGACTTAAGAGGCGAATTTAAGAGTGTTAAAGATGAGCTTTGTTTTTGGGATTTTGAGTATTTTAATGCAAAATGTGGAGCTAAATTTAAGAATTACGAGGATTTTTTAAAGCGTCCTTTAAGCGTTGCTAAAGAAATTTCTTTGAGGCAGAAAATTTTTGGGGCGTATCACCTTTCGCCTATTATTATCGTAGAGAGCTTGAGTAGTGGCACTTATGAGCTTATGGCAAAGAGCGAAATTTATTTTGATGTGAGAGAAAAAATTGTTAAAGAGAGGGTCAAATGAAACGATTTATTTTATTGGCATTTGCGTTTTTAATGCTTAGGGCAGAGGATGGCATTTTAAAATATGGCTTTGAGTTCAAAGACGGAGTTTATCACTTGGTAAAATTTAAAGAAGAGCAAAAAAAATTATGTCTAGGGAAAATTTGTAGTATTGAAAAAATATATGCCGAGGGCAATTATTCTTTTACTAGTAGCTATGAGGGTAAAGAAAATAAAGCTATTAATTTTTATAAAAACACTCTTTTTTTTATCCCAGATGAAAAGTTCATTTTAGGAAATTTAGAAAATGAAAATTTAAATAAAGACTTAAATTCTAGCTCTTCAAAAGAAGCTTTTAATAAACTTTTACAAGATAAAAGACATTTTTTGAAAAATAAAGAATCAAATTGTTGCGGAAATGAAATCAGCCAAAATTTAAAGATTACAAAAATCACACAAGATAAGATTTTTTTTGAGAATTTTGTCGATTATTCTTACAGCGGTGCGGCACATCCTAGTTTTTATACAAGTGGCTTTTCTTTAGATACTAAGACTATGGAGCTTAAAACTTATCTTTTAAGTGATGTTGTTGAGGATAGTCCTAAATTTAGAGCTTTTATTAATAAAATTTTAAAAGAATATTTGACTAAAAATAAAGAAGAATGGGCGGATTGGGATAAGAGAGATTATTTTGGCAAAGATGAAAAAGATGAATTTGAATTTAATATTTTAGAGCAAGAGGTCGTTTTTAAGGAGAAAGGACTTTATATTAATTTGCGTTATTTACTTAGCGAAGCGGGACGCAATTTAGATTTTTTCGAAGTGCCTTATGAAAATTTAAAGGATTTTGCTAAGGGAGATTTAAAGCGAATTTTGGAGAAATAAAATGGGCGTTTTTTATCTTTTGTTAGGTTTTTTTATGTAGAATAATGATTTAAAATTTTTGAGGGCTTTGTGATGATAGATGTTATGCAAATTCAAGAGATTTTACCGCACCGCTATCCTTTTTTGCTTGTTGATAAAATCACAGAATTAAAAATCGGCGAAGTGATTAAAGGCTATAAAAATATTAGCATTAGCGATTATGTATTTATGGGGCATTTTCCAGGACATCCTATTTATCCGGGTGTTTTGATTTTAGAAGGTATGGCACAAACGGGCGGAGTTTTAGCTTTCGAAAGTATGGATAATAAGGTCAATCCTAAAGAAAAAGTTGTGTATTTTACAGGCATTGACGGGGCGAAATTTAGAAACCCTGTCCGCCCGGGCGATAGGCTTGATTATGAAATGCGTGTAGTGAAAAATCGCGGTGCTTTATGGATTTTTGAAGGGAAGGCTTTTGTGGAGGAAAATTTGGTCGCAGAAGCTGAACTTAAAGCGATGATAGTGGATAAGTGAGAGAATTTTGAAAAAGATTCATCCTAGTGCGGTCGTAGAAGATGGAGCGATTTTGGGCGATGATGTGCAAATTGAAGCTTATGCTTTTGTGAGTAAAGAAGCTAAAATCGGCAATGGCGTCATCATCAAGCAAGGGGCTAGAATTTTAGCCGATACGACAATAGGCGATGAAAGTCGTATATTTTCTTACGCTTGTGTGGGTGATATCCCTCAAGATATTTCTTATAAAGAAGAACAAAAAACGGGCGTGATTATAGGTAAAAATGCGACAATTAGAGAATTTGCTACGATTAATTCAGGCACGGCAAAGGGCGATGGCTTTACTAAAATAGGCGATAATGCCTTTATAATGGCATATTGTCATATAGCTCATGATTGCATTTTGGGGCATCATATCATTTTGGCAAATAATGCGACTTTAGCAGGGCATGTGGAACTTGATGATTATGTTGTTGTTGGGGGTTTAACGCCTATTCATCAATTTGTTAAAGTGGGAGAGGGTGCTATGATAGCTGGCGCTTCGGCTCTTTCACAAGATATTGTGCCATTTTGTTTAGCGGAGGGAAATAGGGCTAGTATTAGAAGTTTAAATTTGGTAGGAATTCGCCGCCGTTTTGAAAAAGATGAAGTTGAATACTTAAATAAAGCCTATAAATTTTTGTTTAAGAGCGGAACTTTAAAAGAAAATGCGAAAATTTTATTAGAAGAGGCAAAAAGTGAAAATGTCAAAAAAATGTGCCGTTTCATTTTAGAGACAAAACGCGGAATTCCTGTATATAAAGGCAAAAATAATGGCTAAACGATGCAGTTTTTGTAATAGAGATGATAGTGATAATATAAAAATTTTAGCAAATGAAGATGGTGATGCTTGCATTTGTGAGTATTGTGTTGAGGGTGCTTATAGTATTATTTATGGAGAGGAAAATTCTTTAAAAAAAGCTCAAAATACAGAAAAAAGTGATTTGAATTTTCAAAATATTACCCCTAAAAGCTTAAAGGCTTATTTAGATCGTTATGTAATAGGACAAGACAGGGCAAAAAAGATTTTTAGCGTAGGCGTATATAATCACTACAAAAGGCTTTTTAGGGCAGATTTAGAAGATGATGATACTGAGCTTTTTAAATCTAATATTTTGCTTGTTGGTCCCACAGGTAGCGGTAAAACGCTTTTGGCACAGACTTTAGCACGCTTTTTAGATGTGCCTATTGCTATTTGCGATGCGACTTCTTTAACGGAGGCTGGCTATGTGGGAGAAGATGTAGAAAACATACTTACACGCCTTTTACAAGCGGCTAATAATGATGTAGAAAGAGCGCAAAAAGGTATCGTTTTTATTGATGAGATTGATAAAATTGCTAGAATGAGTGAAAATCGCTCTATTACGCGTGATGTGAGCGGTGAGGGAGTGCAGCAAGCCTTACTTAAGATTATAGAAGGAAGTTTGGTTAATATCCCTCCAAAAGGGGGTAGAAAGCATCCTAATCAAGACTTTATACAAATTGATACGAGTAATATTTTATTTGTATGTGGTGGTGCTTTTGATGGTTTGGAGCAAATTTTAAAACGCAAACTTGGCGATAAAGTTGTGGGCTTTTTTGATGATAGTGGAGAAAAAGATAAGGATTTGCTAGAGAAAATCGAGCCTGATGACTTGGTGCATTTTGGACTTATACCTGAGCTTATTGGGCGTTTGCATATCATTGCTTCTTTAAATGAGCTTGATGAAGATGATATGGTAAGAATTTTAACTGAACCTAAAAATGCAATTATTAAACAATATCAAAAACTTTTTGCCATTGATGGGGTGAATTTGAAATTTGAGGAAGACGCTTTAAGGGCTATTGCAAAACTAGCGCTTGAGAGAAAGACGGGTGCGAGAGGACTTAGGAGCATTATCGAGGAAATGATGGTTGATTTAATGTTTGAATTACCTGAATATAAAGACTATGATATTGTTATCACAAAAGAGGTCGTTTGCGAGGGTGCGAAGGCTTTGTTGATTAAGAAAAAAATAAGTTAAAGGGATAGAAATGATTTTGGATCAATTAATAGGATTTTTCTCCAGTGATATGGGCATCGATTTAGGCACGGCTAATACTTTGGTATTGGTTAAGGATAAGGGTATAGTGATTAATGAGCCTTCTGTTGTGGCTGTGGAGCGTGAAAGATACGGCTCTAAGGCTAAAATTTTGGCTGTGGGTAAAGAAGCGAAAGAAATGGTCGGTAAAACCCCGGGTAATATCGAGGCGATTCGCCCTATGAAGGACGGCGTGATTGCGGATTTTGATATGACTGAAAAAATGATTCGTTATTTTATAGAAAAAACACATCGCAGAAAGAGTTTCTTACGCCCTAGAATCATCATCTCCGTGCCTTATGGCTTGACACAGGTTGAAAGAAAGGCTGTGCGTGAGAGTGCTTTAAGTGCTGGGGCTAGAGAGGTCTTTTTGATAGAAGAGCCTATGGCGGCGGCTATTGGAGCAAATTTGCCGATTCAAGAGCCTAAGGGGAATTTGGTTGTTGATATTGGTGGTGGGACGACTGAAATAGGCGTGATTTCACTTGGCGGACTTGTGATTTCAAAATCTATACGCACAGCTGGCGATAAACTTGATATGAGCATTGTTAATTATGTTAAAGAAAAATATAATCTTGTCATAGGCGAAAGAACGGGTGAAGAGGTTAAAATAACCATAGGTTCAGCCGTACAACTCCCAAAAGAGCTTTCTATGGTCGTAAAAGGACGCGACCAAATAAGTGGCTTACTCTCTCGCATTGAGCTTACGAGCGAAGATGTAAGGGAGGCGATGAAGGAACATTTAAAAGAGATAGCCGATGCGCTTAAAATGGTGCTTGAGATGATGCCGCCTGATTTGGCGAGTGATATAGTCGAAAATGGTGTGGTTTTAACAGGAGGCGGAGCTTTGATTCGTGGGCTTGATAAGTATTTAAGCGAATTAGTGAGATTGCCTGTATATGTGGCTGATGAGCCGCTTTTAGCAGTAGCTAGAGGCACAGGTAAGGCTTTAGAAGAAATTTCACTTTTACATCAACTAACGAATGAAGAATAAGATTTTTTATGTCTTAATCTTAGCTTTTTTAGTTTTTGTCTCTTTTTATTATGGGGGCGTGATAAAAAAAAATACTCTTTATGTTAATGACTTTGTCTTAAATAATCTTTATAATTTTAAGGATTATTTAAGTGCTTCTATTTCTAAGCATTTTGACCAAGCTGAGCAAATTGAAATTCTAAAAAAAAGAAATAAAGAATTAGAAGAAAGTTCTATCTTACTCAATACCTTTGCAGATAGGATTAATCGTTTTTTAGAAGATAAGAATTCAACGCAGTATTTTCCAAGTTTAACTCTCACAAGGGCACTTTCTTATGTGAGTGTAAATGATTATCAAAAGGTGTGGCTTGATGATTTTAAGGGTAGTTCGAAAAATCGTGGCTTGATCTATTCAGGTTTTAGTGCAGGTATAGCCGTCAATAAGGACGGCAGGACTATGGCACTCTTGCAAGGCGATGATAAATGTATTTTCTCTGTTTATATCGGTAAGGATAAGTATCCTGGCATTATACACGGCGAAAATGGCAAGGTTGTGGCGAAATTTATCCCTAAAGCTTCTAAGATCAAAGAGGGCGATGTGGTTTATACGAGTGGGCTTGATAATGTCTTTTTTGCTGGGGTTGGTGTGGGTGTTATCGAAAGCATTAAGGAAGATGATATGTATAAAAATGCCCTTGTGAAACCTTATGTAAGTCTTAATATTCCCTCTTATTTATATATCATTGAAAAAACTTACTAAAGGGCTTTGATTAGTGAATTTTAGTTATAATTTCACAATTTTACTCTAGGAAAGATTATGCCAAAGCGAAGCGATATTAAAAACATTTTATTGATAGGAAGCGGTCCTATTGTCATAGGGCAAGCTTGTGAATTTGATTATTCTGGCACACAGGCGGCTAAAACCCTAAAGGAGCTTGGATACCGCGTTATTTTGATTAATTCAAATCCTGCGACTATTATGACAGACCCTGAATTTGCCGATGCGACTTATATAGAACCTATCACAAAAGAAAGCATTTTGAGCATACTTAAAAAAGAAAAAGTGGATGCCATTTTACCTACTATGGGCGGTCAAGTTGCCTTAAATGTGGCTATGGAAGTGTTTGAGAGTGAGGAATTTAAAAAAGACTTTTCTTTTGTGAAATTCTTAGGTGCAAATCCTGAAGCGATTAAAAAGGGCGAAGATAGACAAATTTTTAAAGAATGTATGAAAAAAATCGGTATGGATTTACCTAAATCTATGTATGCTTACGATTATGAAGAAGCCTTAAAAGCAGTCGATGAAATAGGCTTTCCTTTGATGATACGCGCTTCTTACACGCTTGGAGGAGCGGGAAGTGGTGTTGTGTATAATTTAGACGAATTTAAAGACCTTGCCACAGCAGCGCTTAGTCTCTCTCCTATCCACGAAATTTTGATTGAGGAGAGTTTGCTCGGCTGGAAAGAATATGAAATGGAGGTTATACGCGATAGGCTTGATAATTGTATTATCGTTTGTAGCATAGAAAATTTAGACCCTATGGGCGTGCATACGGGAGATAGCATAACAATAGCCCCCGCCCTAACTTTAACTGATAAAGAATATCAAGCGATGCGTAACGCCTCTTTTGCTATTTTGCGTGAAATCGGCGTGGATACAGGTGGCTCGAATGTGCAATTTGCTATTCACCCACAAAATGGCAGAATGATAGTCATTGAGATGAATCCACGCGTTTCACGCTCCTCCGCTCTTGCCTCTAAAGCCACAGGTTATCCCATTGCTAAGGTTGCTACGCTTTTAGCAGTTGGTTTTAGTTTAGATGAGATTAAAAACGACATCACAGGAACTCCTGCTTCTTTTGAACCTGCGATTGATTATATTGTTACAAAAATTCCGCGTTTTACCTTTGAGAAATTTCCAGGAGCCAATGAAATTTTAGGCACGGCGATGAAAAGTGTGGGTGAAGTTATGGCTATGGGACGCACCTTTAAGGAGAGTTTGCAAAAAGCACTTTGCTCTTTGGAGAGAAATTATAGCGGTTTTGATAGGGTGCAGTTTGAAGATAAAAATGAGCTTATTTTTAAGATAAGAAATGCAAATGAAAAGAGGCTTTTATATATAGCAGAAGCTTACAGACAGGGCTTTAGCACGGAGGAGCTTTATGAGCTTTGTAGGGTGGATAGGTGGTTTTTGGAGCAAATTAGAGAAATTGTTGAGTTTGAAAAAAAGATTGATATGGATATTTTAAGCGATAAAGTGCTTTTAAGAAAAGCGAAAACTATGGGTTTTTCGGATAAGAAAATCGCCGTTTTAGTCAATGAAAAGGATAATTTAGAGCTTTCTCAAAATGACATTTATTATGCGAGAGTTAAGCATAAGATTATAGCTGAATTTAGCGAAGTAGATACTTGTGCAGGGGAGTTTAAAGCTCTTACACCTTATCTTTACTCAAGCATTAATGCTAGTGAGCTAACTCAAAGTAAATTTGAAAACAAAAAGGAAAAAAAGGTGCTTATTATAGGAGGAGGACCAAACCGCATAGGACAGGGCATTGAATTTGACTATGCTTGCGTGCATGCCTCTTTTGCCTTGAAAGATTTAGGCATTAAGACCTTGATGTATAACTGCAATCCAGAAACCGTTTCAACCGATTATGATACGAGCGATGTATTGTATTTTGAGCCTATTGATTTTGAGCATTTAAGAGCGGTGATTGAAAGGGAAAAACCTGATGGTGTGATAGTGCATTTTGGAGGGCAAACTCCGCTTAAATTTGCTAAAAGACTAAGTGCTTTTGGGGCGAAGATTATTGGCACGAGTGCTAGGGTGATTGATTTAGCTGAAGATAGAAAGAAATTTGCGCTTTTTTGTGAGAATTTGGAGATTAATCAGCCTAGAAACGCTACTGCTACTAAGGTTGAAGAGGCGGTTTTAAAAGCGAGTGAGATAGGCTATCCTGTGTTAGTGCGTCCAAGTTATGTTTTAGGTGGGCGTGCGATGCGTGTGGTATATGATGAGAGCGAACTTCGTCTTTATATGCAAGAGGCGGTGGCTGTGAGTGAGAGAAGTCCTGTTTTAATCGATGAGTTTTTAGATAATGCCACAGAAATCGATGTTGATGCCATAAGTGATGGTAAAGAAGTCTATGTGGCTGGTATTATGGAGCATATTGAGGAGGCTGGAATTCACTCAGGTGATAGTGCTTGCTCCTTGCCACCTTGTAATATCGATGAAAAAACGCAAGAACTCATTTGTCAAAAAACCACAGAAATAGCTCTAAATTTAGGTGTTAAAGGTCTTTTAAATATCCAATTTGCCCTGCATAAAAATAAGCTTTTTATGATAGAAGTTAATCCTAGAGCTAGTCGCACCGTGCCTTTTGTGAGTAAAGCCACAGGAGTGCCTTTAGCTAAGGTCGCTACGCGTGTGATGTGGCAGGGGAATTTAAGGGAGGCTTTGGGCTTTTATGACTCTTTTGGGGTGGTTGATTTTAAACTTTTACGCCCTAAAAAGTCAAATTATATAAGCATTAAAGAAGCGGTTTTTCCTTTTGCGAAATTAAGCGGAAGCGATTTGGAACTTGGACCTGAGATGAGATCAACTGGCGAAGTTATGGGTATTAGCAAGGATTTTACTAAAGCTTATGCTAAGAGTCAAATTTGTGCCTTTAATCCTCTGCCTAAAAGCGGTGTCGTTTTTATCTCTCTTAAAGAAAAGGATAAAAAATTCGCTACTAAAATTGCTGAAGCTTATACTAAAATAGGCTTTTCTTTGTTTGCTACAAGCGGTACTTGTGCGAAGATTAAAGAAGCTGGTTATGCGTGTGAGTTAGTGTATAAGATTTCAGAAGGACGCCCTAATGTCGAAGATAGGCTTAAAAATGGCGAAATTCATCTTGTCATTAATACAAGCGATTCGCATAGTTTTGTGGGGGATACGAAGAAGATTAGGGAAAATATTTTGCGTTTTAAAATTCCTTATTTTACAAATTTGCGTTCAGCTTTTGCGGGAGCAAAGAGCATTAAGGCTATGCAGGATAAAAGTTATTTAGAAGTCAAAAGCTTACAAGAGTGGCTTAGGCAAAATCATTAATAAATTAAAGGACTAATATGCAAATTTTAGCACATCGTGGGTTTTGGCGTGAAAAAAACGAGCAAAATACCCTTGCAAGTTTAGCTAAGGCTTTTGATATGGGTTTTGGCATAGAAACAGACCTTAGAGACGGGGGGGGGGGGGGTAATCTTTTACTTTCTCACGATATCCCCACATCTTTAAGTGAGAAAGCGGAAGAGTTTTTTCAATTTTATCATGCACATTCTTTTCATTTTCCATTGGCTTTAAATATTAAGGCTGATGGGCTACAAAAACATCTTTTAGAATTCATTAAACGCTACGAAATCAAAAATTACTTCGTTTTTGATATGTCAGTCCCTGATGCCCTTTTGTATCTTAAAGATGGCTTTAAGGTCTTTACAAGGCAGAGTGAGTATGAAAAAGAACCAAGCTTTTATGAGGATGCTTGTGGGGTGTGGCTTGATGAATTTCATACGCATTATATCGATGAAAAGCTTATTTTAGAACATTTGGAAAATGACAAACAAATAGCGATCGTTTCACCAGATTTACATAAAAGATCCTATGAAAAAGAGTGGGAGGAGTATAAAAAAATTATAACTAAGCATAAGCTTTATGGAAAAATAATGCTTTGCACAGATAAGGTTTTAGAAGCGAAGGAGTTTTTTAATGATTAGGGCGATTATTTTTGATATGGACGGAGTTTTGATTGAGGCGAAGGATTGGCATTATGAGGCTTTAAATAGAGCCTTGAGGCTTTTTGGTTTGGAGATTAGTCGTTATGAGCACTTGAGTGTATTTGATGGCTTACCAACGAGGGATAAGCTCGAGATGTTGAGCGTAGAAAGAGGATTACCTAGGGCTTTGCATAGTTTTATTAATGAGATGAAGCAGCAATTTACTATGGAACTTGTGCATTGTGCTTGTAAGCCGCGTTTTTGCCACGAATTTGCCCTGTCAAAACTTAAAAGCGAGGGTTATAAAATAGCAGTGTGTTCGAATTCTATCCGTAAAAGTATAGAGGTGATGATGCAAAAGGCAGCACTTGATAGTTATTTAGACTTTTATCTTTCTAATGAAGATGTGAGTAAGGGTAAGCCTGATCCTCAAATGTATAATAAAGCGATTGAAAAATTTGGCTTAAACCCTAAAGAATGCTTGATAATTGAGGATAATGAAAACGGCATTAAAGCAGCAAAAGCAAGCGGTGCAAATGTAATGATAGTAAGTGAGGTCGATGAGGTTAATTATGATAATATCAAGGCGCAAATTGCTAAATTTAAGGAGGCTTTATGATAAATATAGTCGTGCCTATGGCGGGTTCATCGTTTTTCTTCGATGAGAAAAAGGACGGCTTTATTAAGCCTTTTGTGGAAATTTGTGGCAAAACAATGCTTGAGCTTTTTATAGAAAATTATGCTTTTGTGGAAGATAAGCGTTTTATTTTTATCTTAAAAGAAGAGGATGTAAGAAGTTTTCATTTAGATGAGGCAATTAGCGTTTTAACACATCATAAAGCGTCTATTTTAACGACAAAAAATGAAACGGCAGGTATGCTTTGCTCGGCTTTATTGGCTGTGGAATTGATAGAAAATGATGAGCCTTTATTGGTGGTTAATAGTGATCAAATTTTTGAATTTGACATAAATGCAACATTAAAAGAATTTAAAGACTATGATGCTGGGGTTTTAAGCTTTGAAAGTATTCATCCGCGTTTTGCCTATGTGAAATGTGATGAGAGGAATTTGGTGCTTGAAGCTTTTGAAAAGCGACCGATGAGTAAAAATGCTGTGGCGGGCTTTTATTATTTTAAAAAGGGGCGATTTTTTGTCGAGGCAGCGAAAAGGACGATAAGAAAGGATATGAGTTTAAATGGGAAATTTTTTATCGCCCCGCTTTTAAATGAACTCATTTTGCAAAATAAAAAAATTTTAAATAATAAAATCGATAAAAATGCTTATCATACATTTTATTCTAAAGAAAAAATTAACGAATACGAAAGGATAAAAAATGCTTAAAAATTTGACAAAAGCTTACATTAAGGCTTTTAATGATAGGAACTTAGAGAGTGTTGAGGCTCTTTTAGATGAGGATTTTATTTTACAAGACCCTGCTGTAAAAAGGATAGAAGGGAAGCAAAAAGCCCTTGAGGCGGTTGAGAGCATTTTTTCTTCTTGTAAAAATTTAAGCTTTAGTGCGAAAAATATTTATGAAGATGGACAAACGACCTTCATAGAATTTATCTTAAAGCTTGATGAGGTAAAGCTTGAGGGTGTGGATATTTTGGAGTGGCAAGGAGATAAGATTAAAGAACTTCGTGCTTATTTGGATTTACCTAAATGAAGCCTTTTAAAATCGCTCTTTGTTTAAGTGGGGCTTTAAGATATGATTATTGTGAAGATTTAAGACATATTGTTAAAAATGTCGCCACCCCTCTTAATGCGGACATTTTTCTTTTTTCTTGGGACGAGGCTTATTTGTGGGCTGG from Campylobacter upsaliensis includes:
- a CDS encoding glycosyltransferase family 2 protein — its product is MINIVVPMAGSSFFFDEKKDGFIKPFVEICGKTMLELFIENYAFVEDKRFIFILKEEDVRSFHLDEAISVLTHHKASILTTKNETAGMLCSALLAVELIENDEPLLVVNSDQIFEFDINATLKEFKDYDAGVLSFESIHPRFAYVKCDERNLVLEAFEKRPMSKNAVAGFYYFKKGRFFVEAAKRTIRKDMSLNGKFFIAPLLNELILQNKKILNNKIDKNAYHTFYSKEKINEYERIKNA
- the carB gene encoding carbamoyl-phosphate synthase large subunit; this encodes MPKRSDIKNILLIGSGPIVIGQACEFDYSGTQAAKTLKELGYRVILINSNPATIMTDPEFADATYIEPITKESILSILKKEKVDAILPTMGGQVALNVAMEVFESEEFKKDFSFVKFLGANPEAIKKGEDRQIFKECMKKIGMDLPKSMYAYDYEEALKAVDEIGFPLMIRASYTLGGAGSGVVYNLDEFKDLATAALSLSPIHEILIEESLLGWKEYEMEVIRDRLDNCIIVCSIENLDPMGVHTGDSITIAPALTLTDKEYQAMRNASFAILREIGVDTGGSNVQFAIHPQNGRMIVIEMNPRVSRSSALASKATGYPIAKVATLLAVGFSLDEIKNDITGTPASFEPAIDYIVTKIPRFTFEKFPGANEILGTAMKSVGEVMAMGRTFKESLQKALCSLERNYSGFDRVQFEDKNELIFKIRNANEKRLLYIAEAYRQGFSTEELYELCRVDRWFLEQIREIVEFEKKIDMDILSDKVLLRKAKTMGFSDKKIAVLVNEKDNLELSQNDIYYARVKHKIIAEFSEVDTCAGEFKALTPYLYSSINASELTQSKFENKKEKKVLIIGGGPNRIGQGIEFDYACVHASFALKDLGIKTLMYNCNPETVSTDYDTSDVLYFEPIDFEHLRAVIEREKPDGVIVHFGGQTPLKFAKRLSAFGAKIIGTSARVIDLAEDRKKFALFCENLEINQPRNATATKVEEAVLKASEIGYPVLVRPSYVLGGRAMRVVYDESELRLYMQEAVAVSERSPVLIDEFLDNATEIDVDAISDGKEVYVAGIMEHIEEAGIHSGDSACSLPPCNIDEKTQELICQKTTEIALNLGVKGLLNIQFALHKNKLFMIEVNPRASRTVPFVSKATGVPLAKVATRVMWQGNLREALGFYDSFGVVDFKLLRPKKSNYISIKEAVFPFAKLSGSDLELGPEMRSTGEVMGISKDFTKAYAKSQICAFNPLPKSGVVFISLKEKDKKFATKIAEAYTKIGFSLFATSGTCAKIKEAGYACELVYKISEGRPNVEDRLKNGEIHLVINTSDSHSFVGDTKKIRENILRFKIPYFTNLRSAFAGAKSIKAMQDKSYLEVKSLQEWLRQNH
- a CDS encoding nuclear transport factor 2 family protein — encoded protein: MLKNLTKAYIKAFNDRNLESVEALLDEDFILQDPAVKRIEGKQKALEAVESIFSSCKNLSFSAKNIYEDGQTTFIEFILKLDEVKLEGVDILEWQGDKIKELRAYLDLPK
- a CDS encoding HAD family hydrolase, which encodes MIRAIIFDMDGVLIEAKDWHYEALNRALRLFGLEISRYEHLSVFDGLPTRDKLEMLSVERGLPRALHSFINEMKQQFTMELVHCACKPRFCHEFALSKLKSEGYKIAVCSNSIRKSIEVMMQKAALDSYLDFYLSNEDVSKGKPDPQMYNKAIEKFGLNPKECLIIEDNENGIKAAKASGANVMIVSEVDEVNYDNIKAQIAKFKEAL